GTGCTGACAAAACGGGATCAGTAACGGCATTACGCCAAGCCGCCCGTAAGTGTTCGGTACCGCCAGCCGCAAACGCCCGGAAGGGATGGTGCGGTGCGCCGCCAGTACCGATTCGGCCTCTGCCAGCTCTTCCAGAATGCGAATGCAGGTCTGGTAATACGCTTGCCCGGCATCCGTTAACGCCAGACGGCGGGTGGTGCGCTCCAGTAAACGCGAGCCAAGCCGCGCTTCAAGGCGGCTAACGCTTTTGCTGATCGCTGAACCGGTAAGGTTCAGGCGCTCGGCCGCTGCCGCAAAACTCCCCTCTTCTACACTTGCTACAAAGGGGACGATATCTTTCAGGCGTTGATCGCTCATGGTATTCGTGAATTTAAGTTGTGAATGACGTGAATTAATACCAGAGATAAGAATTAAATTCTCTATTAGTCTGTGTGTACTGCAAACACAGGAGGTAATCCAATGCAAAAACGAGCACTTATTGTCGGTATCAGCGGTGTGATTGGGCGCGCGCTGGCGGAACAACTTAAAAGTGAAGGCTGGCAAGTGAGCGGCTTGTCACGCGGGCGTGGCGCAGTGCCGGAAGGTTGCACCAGCCTGACGGCGGATCTGACCGATGCCGCGGCCGTGAACGAAGCGCTGCAAGGCGTGGAAACCGATGCGCTCTTTTTCAGTGTCTGGTCGCGCCAGGAAGATGAAAAAGCCAATATTCGCGTCAACGGCGCAATCGTCAAAAACGTGATTGAAGCCCTGGGCGAACGCCTTGCTGGCGCGCATGTCGCGCTGGTTACCGGCCTGAAACACTACCTTGGCCCGTTCGAAGCCTACGGCAAAGGCGCAGTGCCGGTGACGCCATTTCGTGAAGAACAGGGTCGCCAGCCAGTAGATAATTTCTACTACGCGCAGGAAGATGAAGTCTTCGCCGGGGCGAAAAAATATGGCTATCGCTGGAGCATACATCGCCCGCATACCATTATTGGCTACGCGCTTGGCAATGCGATGAATATGGGCCAGACGCTGGCGGTGTATGCCACGTTGTGCCGCGAAAAAGGCTGGCCGTTTATCTTCCCCGGCTCTCCTGAACAGTGGAACGGGCTGGCGGATGTCACCGATGCCGGTTTGCTGGCAGAACAACTGAGTTGGGCGGCGCAAAGTGAAACAGCGGCCAATGAAGATTTCAACGCGGTGAATGGCGATGTGTTCCGCTGGAACTGGCTGTGGCCACGTCTGGCGGCTTACTTCGGTATTGACGCGGCGGAATACCCGGCAAGCATGATGCCGCTGGAAGGCCGGATGCAGGATGCGCAGGCTGCGTGGACTGAGATTGCGCAGAAATATAATTTGCGCGAAGCGGATATCAACAAGCTGGCCTCGTGGTGGCATACGGATGCGGATCTCGGTCGCCCGATGGAAGCGTTCACCGACATGAGTAAGAGCCGCAAAGCAGGCTTTACCGGCTATCGCTACACGCCGGACTCCTTCTTTGCGCTGTTTGACCGTCTGAAGCAGGACAATATTATTCCGCGTTAATTGCGATAATGCCCTGCGGGCGAAAAGCCACTGCCTGTCAGCTTTTCGCCCGAAACCTGGCGACTTTTGCCCGATTGCCGCACAGCGCCATGCTGCACCAGCGGCGGCGGTGCGCTTTGGTTTTGTCGTAAAACCAGAGTGTGCAATCCGGGTGCTCGCACTGGCGAATGTAGGCAAACTGCCCGTGGGCGATTAACTCTGCCGCCATTTCCGCGACCGGTGCCAGCGCCTGCTGTGGCGTATCGAGCCGGTAAATGCGCGCAATCTGCATGTTATTGTCACTATCTTCCGTTATCTGCAAATGACTTTGCGCCTGCATAAGCCAGGCATTCAGCGTATCCAGCGAGAGCACTTTTCCCTCTTTTTTCGCTTCCACCATTTCGCGAATGGTTTCGCGTAATGCACGCGCGGCGTTTAGCAGTTCGCCCGGGTGCGCCATCGGCTTAACCGGTAAGCCAAGCTGATGCAGCCAGTGAAGGACATCCTCATCGGATTGCAAAAAGTCATGCTGCCCTTTTTCCGCCGTGGCCAGCGTATTGATAAAATCCAGCGCGCTGTTTTCCGCGATAAACCACGGGCCGTCCGGTCGGGTTGCTGCTGTTGTCGCCATTGTTGAAGGCTCCTTCTGTCACTTTTTGCGCATTGTAACCTATAAAAATCATTTTACATAGTTACACTCCTTCGCCATACTCAATCCAGGGGTAACCCCTTAAACCAACTTTTAACGGTTTCAATAGAGGTATGGATATGGCTGGCAACACGCATTTTCCTGTTCGTTATCACTTTGCCGACGCCGATGGCGTGCGGGTGTTTTATCGCGAAGCAGGTGACCCAAATAACCCGGTGCTACTGCTGCTGCACGGGTTTCCCAGTTCTTCCCACCAGTTTCGTGAGCTGATCCCGTTGCTGGCGGATAAGTACCATCTCATCGCCCCGGATTTACCGGGCTTTGGTTTTACCGAGGTGCCTGAAGAACGGCGCTACGTCTACAGTTTTGACGGGCTGGCAAAAACGCTGATCGCTTTTGTCGATGAACTGGATCTGCAACGTTTTGCAATATACGTGTTTGATTACGGCGCGCCCACCGGCCTGCGGCTGGCGCTGCACTACCCGCAGCGGGTGAGCGGTTTTATTTCGCAAAACGGCAATGCGTATCTGGAAGGGCTGGGCGATGCGTGGGCACCGGTGCGCGCGTATTGGGAGGATCCATCGGCGGCGAATCGCCAGGTAGTTAACGACGCAATCCTCAATCTGGAAGGAACAAAGTGGCAATATCTGCACGGCGTAAGCGACCCTGCAACTGTCGCGCCGGAAGGTTATCAACTGGATGCGCGGTTAATGGAGCGGCCAGGCAACAAAGAGATCCAACTGGATCTGTTTCTCGACTATGCCAATAACCTGACGCGCTACCCGGAATTTCAGGCCTTCTTCCGCGATGTGCAGCCGCCGTCGCTTATCATCTGGGGAAAACACGATCCCTTCTTTATCCCACCGGGCGCGGAAGCCTACAAACGCGATAACCCGAATGCGGTGGTGGAACTGCTTGATACCGGCCATTTCGCGCTGGAAACCCACGTGGGTTACATTGCGCAGCGCATTCGTCAGGTGATTGGCTGAAAATAGAGTGCGCCCACAGGATTGGGCGCACCGGTTTTATGATGTGCGGGTCTGAAACATGAGGGTGTCGGAGGTAAAAGAGCCATCGTCAGCCAGGCAAAAATGGTTTTTTACCTCTTCGGATACGCCGTTTTGCAGGTAACGAATTGCCGCGCGCAGCACGTCCGGGGTTTGCATGCGCTCCACCCATGAGCTGTATTCCAGCGCCAGCCGCCCGGTAACCAGTTTTTCTGTCAACATGCCGCTTTGCTGCGTCATTTGCAGCCACTCTGCCGCAGAATAATTACGCACGTGAGACGGATCGCGCAGCACTTCGATGGTTTGCAGCCAGATATCCAGCACCGGCTGGCCGGGCGAGGCGATATCCATCAGGATAAATTTGCCGCCGGGTTTCAGTACGCGTTTGACTTCGCGTAACGCCAGCGCGACATCGTGCCAGTGATGCGCGGAGTAGCGGCTGATCACCACATCAAAAGCGCCATCAGCAAAGGGCAATTTTTCCGCCGCGCCGTGGACGGTGGTGAGGTTCTCCAACTGGCGATCGCTTGCCGCCTGGCGCACCACAGCAAGCATTTTTTCTGACAAATCGTAGGCGGTAACATCCCGCACCACGCCTGCGGCGACAAAGCTGGCATGCCCTGCCCCGCAGCCTAAATCGAGCACCGACGCCGTTGTATTTTCACCCAGCCACTGCGCCAGGCGTACCAAATCTTCCCCTTGCGCGTGAACTGCACTGCTCAGATAGGCCTGCGCCCGATCGCCGAATTGCTGTTTCGTTAACTCATGATGATTGACCGCCATTCTCTTTTTCCTTTTAGCTATGCACGACAAAAAGCTGCTCTTTGCCGACTATACGACCCTCTTTATAGGGGTACAATATTGCTACTTATACTGGTATTAGCGAGTACCACCCATGGAAAATACTCTGTTTGCCGGGCCGAAAACCCTCGGCGATTTTTTACGATCACAGCGTGAAAACACCGCGCCCGCGGATATCGGCCTGCCTGCGCAGGGTCGACGGCGCACGCGCGGATTACGGCGCGAAGAAGTGGCGCAGCTCAGCGGGATCAGCACCACCTGGTATACGTGGATTGAACAAGGCCGCGATATTGTGGTGTCGCCGCAAACGCTGTCGAATATCGCCAGCGTGTTGAAAATGAAGCCGACAGAGCGAAAGTATTTATTTCTTCTGGCGCGGCAAAACGATCCGCAGGAAGAGCAGGTGGTGACGGTCGAAAAGGAAGTGCTGGCGGCGGTGCACCAGATGGCGTGTCCCTGCTATTTACTCGATTTAACCTGGACGATGCTGGCATGGAATAAAGCGGCTGAAGCGCTGTTCAGCGGCTGGCTGGATAGCGACCCGCAGCCCAATATGATGAGTTTTATGTTTCGACATCCGCTTGCGCGAACGCTGGTTGCT
The nucleotide sequence above comes from Kosakonia sp. H02. Encoded proteins:
- a CDS encoding SDR family oxidoreductase, whose protein sequence is MQKRALIVGISGVIGRALAEQLKSEGWQVSGLSRGRGAVPEGCTSLTADLTDAAAVNEALQGVETDALFFSVWSRQEDEKANIRVNGAIVKNVIEALGERLAGAHVALVTGLKHYLGPFEAYGKGAVPVTPFREEQGRQPVDNFYYAQEDEVFAGAKKYGYRWSIHRPHTIIGYALGNAMNMGQTLAVYATLCREKGWPFIFPGSPEQWNGLADVTDAGLLAEQLSWAAQSETAANEDFNAVNGDVFRWNWLWPRLAAYFGIDAAEYPASMMPLEGRMQDAQAAWTEIAQKYNLREADINKLASWWHTDADLGRPMEAFTDMSKSRKAGFTGYRYTPDSFFALFDRLKQDNIIPR
- a CDS encoding ABATE domain-containing protein, whose protein sequence is MATTAATRPDGPWFIAENSALDFINTLATAEKGQHDFLQSDEDVLHWLHQLGLPVKPMAHPGELLNAARALRETIREMVEAKKEGKVLSLDTLNAWLMQAQSHLQITEDSDNNMQIARIYRLDTPQQALAPVAEMAAELIAHGQFAYIRQCEHPDCTLWFYDKTKAHRRRWCSMALCGNRAKVARFRAKS
- a CDS encoding alpha/beta hydrolase encodes the protein MAGNTHFPVRYHFADADGVRVFYREAGDPNNPVLLLLHGFPSSSHQFRELIPLLADKYHLIAPDLPGFGFTEVPEERRYVYSFDGLAKTLIAFVDELDLQRFAIYVFDYGAPTGLRLALHYPQRVSGFISQNGNAYLEGLGDAWAPVRAYWEDPSAANRQVVNDAILNLEGTKWQYLHGVSDPATVAPEGYQLDARLMERPGNKEIQLDLFLDYANNLTRYPEFQAFFRDVQPPSLIIWGKHDPFFIPPGAEAYKRDNPNAVVELLDTGHFALETHVGYIAQRIRQVIG
- a CDS encoding methyltransferase domain-containing protein; the protein is MAVNHHELTKQQFGDRAQAYLSSAVHAQGEDLVRLAQWLGENTTASVLDLGCGAGHASFVAAGVVRDVTAYDLSEKMLAVVRQAASDRQLENLTTVHGAAEKLPFADGAFDVVISRYSAHHWHDVALALREVKRVLKPGGKFILMDIASPGQPVLDIWLQTIEVLRDPSHVRNYSAAEWLQMTQQSGMLTEKLVTGRLALEYSSWVERMQTPDVLRAAIRYLQNGVSEEVKNHFCLADDGSFTSDTLMFQTRTS
- a CDS encoding helix-turn-helix transcriptional regulator, translated to MENTLFAGPKTLGDFLRSQRENTAPADIGLPAQGRRRTRGLRREEVAQLSGISTTWYTWIEQGRDIVVSPQTLSNIASVLKMKPTERKYLFLLARQNDPQEEQVVTVEKEVLAAVHQMACPCYLLDLTWTMLAWNKAAEALFSGWLDSDPQPNMMSFMFRHPLARTLVADWENRASRIVAELRADAMHYPHDQGLNSFVQNLSNDSELFRAFWSRQQVVVREGGERVFLHPQQGELHYRQMTWQLTSNRSIKMIMLMAG